One window from the genome of Bacteroidales bacterium encodes:
- a CDS encoding glycoside hydrolase family 3 N-terminal domain-containing protein, which produces MRIFVVAFLLFIGLSSNAQVLQNDSLWVDSVFNTLTQDDKITQLFMVNISPAGDTKYFENTANTICKYKIGGIIYFRGSAKKMAAWTNYFQNQANVPLLVGIDAEWGLSMRMDSVPDFPRQLTLGALQNDSLIYKMGYEIGRECKRLGINIDFAPVVDINSNPKNPVINSRSFGENKFLVTRKGLMYMKGLQDAGIIACAKHFPGHGDTDTDSHLDLPVIHHSPETIDTLDLYPFKELIANNVSSIMVGHLNVPALDTAKGSISSLSKPVITDLLQNKLCYRGLIFSDALDMKGVSNTYKNGDAELKALQAGIDILLYPQDIAKALQKIKTAIDSNIISQKYIDEKCKKVLRFKYLTGLNSFKPIQVNKLYSDLNSDDAINLGRKLYEQSITLVKNEKNLVPLKNLDSLKIASVAIGDSSLKYFQSVLSRYDAIDAYALSKVCSKQQSDSLLKILQNYNLVIVSIHKTTFTPNNNFGITQSTIDFIDALRKTKNIILDIFANPYALSLLTGTENIPSILVSYQDNNISQEESAQIIFGGISSEGKLPVTSSPLFPANTGIVSDSLHRLKYTTPQELNISTSDLAQIDSIALNGIREKAYPGCVIIAIKDGKVFYNKSFGYHTYDNKEPMLTTDIFDMASITKIAASTMAIMKLYDEGRLNIDKNLGYYLRLVKRTNKEYIIIRDLLAHQAMLKAWIPFYKSTIKNGKIDYNIYKKIKSDKFPYRVADSMYIRRDYPDTILKTIIESNLNSKKEYLYSDMGFYLMMKIIERRTGKPFEKYIQETFYKPLGMSTAGFNPRKRFDLSRIVPTEIDTVWRKQLVHGDVNDQGAAMMGGVCGHAGLFCNAYDMATLLQMLLQNGQYAGKQYLKPETIREFTRCQFPENKNRRGLGFDKPVLDTNETSLNSKKASPLSYGHSGFTGTFFWVDPAENLIYIFLSNRVHPDANNTKINQLGIRTKIHDILYDAIAKSKKN; this is translated from the coding sequence ATGAGAATATTTGTCGTTGCTTTTCTGCTGTTTATAGGGTTGTCTTCAAATGCCCAGGTTTTACAAAACGATTCCTTATGGGTTGATTCCGTTTTTAATACGTTAACGCAGGATGATAAGATCACCCAGTTATTTATGGTTAACATATCGCCTGCCGGTGATACAAAGTATTTTGAAAATACTGCAAATACTATTTGTAAATATAAGATAGGTGGAATAATCTATTTTAGGGGAAGTGCAAAAAAAATGGCTGCATGGACAAATTATTTTCAGAACCAGGCTAATGTTCCATTACTCGTAGGGATTGATGCAGAATGGGGATTATCAATGCGGATGGATAGTGTTCCCGACTTTCCCAGGCAACTTACGCTTGGCGCTTTGCAAAACGACAGCCTGATTTATAAAATGGGTTATGAAATAGGCCGTGAATGCAAACGCTTAGGAATAAATATTGACTTTGCCCCTGTTGTTGACATTAACAGTAACCCCAAAAATCCTGTGATAAACAGCCGCTCATTCGGTGAAAACAAATTTCTTGTAACACGCAAAGGGCTGATGTATATGAAAGGCCTGCAGGATGCAGGTATCATTGCATGCGCAAAACATTTCCCAGGGCACGGTGATACCGATACTGATTCGCACCTGGATTTGCCCGTTATTCATCATTCTCCTGAAACCATTGATACGCTTGACCTCTACCCATTCAAAGAATTGATCGCAAATAACGTTTCATCAATAATGGTGGGGCATTTGAATGTACCTGCTTTGGATACGGCAAAAGGAAGTATTTCAAGTTTATCAAAACCTGTTATAACAGATTTGTTACAAAACAAACTTTGTTATCGCGGGTTGATATTCAGCGATGCCCTTGATATGAAAGGGGTCAGCAATACGTATAAAAATGGGGATGCCGAATTAAAAGCTTTGCAGGCGGGAATCGATATTCTTCTTTACCCGCAAGATATTGCAAAAGCGTTGCAAAAAATAAAAACAGCAATTGACAGTAATATTATTTCACAAAAATATATTGATGAAAAATGCAAGAAGGTTCTTCGTTTCAAATATTTAACAGGATTGAATTCTTTTAAACCCATACAGGTAAACAAACTTTACAGCGATTTGAATTCAGATGATGCAATTAACCTGGGAAGAAAATTATATGAACAATCCATCACTTTGGTTAAGAACGAAAAAAATCTGGTTCCATTAAAGAATCTTGATTCGCTGAAAATAGCGTCAGTTGCCATTGGCGATAGTTCATTAAAATATTTTCAGTCGGTACTTTCCAGGTATGATGCTATTGATGCATATGCTCTAAGTAAAGTGTGCAGTAAACAGCAATCCGATTCATTATTAAAAATTTTACAGAATTATAATTTAGTGATTGTAAGCATTCATAAAACAACCTTTACACCGAATAATAATTTTGGGATTACACAATCGACCATTGATTTCATTGATGCATTAAGAAAAACAAAAAATATCATACTCGATATTTTCGCCAATCCATACGCATTATCATTGCTTACAGGAACCGAAAATATTCCATCAATACTGGTTTCGTACCAGGACAATAATATTTCACAGGAAGAATCAGCTCAAATTATTTTTGGAGGAATTTCTTCAGAAGGAAAATTACCGGTAACATCTTCTCCATTATTTCCGGCAAACACAGGAATTGTATCCGATTCCTTACACCGTTTAAAATATACTACTCCACAGGAATTGAATATTTCAACATCCGATCTTGCGCAAATCGATTCTATTGCATTAAATGGCATTCGCGAAAAAGCATACCCCGGTTGTGTGATAATTGCCATAAAAGACGGAAAAGTTTTTTATAATAAATCATTTGGTTATCACACATACGACAACAAAGAGCCCATGCTCACCACCGATATTTTCGATATGGCATCCATCACAAAAATTGCTGCTTCCACTATGGCAATTATGAAATTGTATGATGAAGGCCGCCTGAACATTGATAAAAATCTCGGGTATTACTTACGTTTAGTAAAAAGAACGAATAAAGAATATATTATCATAAGGGATCTGCTTGCTCACCAGGCGATGCTGAAGGCATGGATTCCATTTTATAAATCAACCATTAAAAATGGTAAAATCGATTACAACATTTATAAAAAAATAAAATCAGATAAATTCCCTTATCGCGTTGCCGATAGCATGTACATCCGTCGTGATTATCCCGACACTATATTAAAGACAATCATTGAATCCAATTTAAATTCCAAGAAAGAATATTTATACAGCGATATGGGATTTTATTTAATGATGAAAATTATTGAAAGAAGAACAGGAAAACCATTTGAAAAATATATACAGGAAACATTTTACAAACCATTGGGTATGTCCACTGCCGGGTTTAATCCAAGAAAACGTTTCGATTTATCGAGAATTGTTCCAACAGAAATCGATACGGTATGGAGAAAGCAATTGGTGCACGGCGATGTAAACGATCAGGGAGCAGCAATGATGGGTGGCGTATGCGGTCATGCAGGTTTATTCTGCAATGCTTATGATATGGCTACCTTATTACAAATGTTGTTGCAGAACGGACAGTATGCAGGTAAGCAATACCTGAAACCTGAAACGATACGTGAATTTACAAGATGCCAGTTTCCTGAAAATAAAAACCGGCGTGGATTGGGTTTTGACAAGCCTGTTCTCGACACCAATGAAACAAGCCTGAACAGCAAAAAAGCATCACCATTGAGTTATGGGCATTCGGGATTTACAGGAACTTTTTTCTGGGTCGACCCTGCTGAAAATCTTATTTATATTTTTCTTTCTAACCGCGTTCATCCCGATGCGAACAACACCAAGATAAATCAACTGGGTATCCGAACAAAAATTCACGATATTCTTTATGATGCTATTGCAAAAAGCAAAAAAAATTAA
- a CDS encoding tetratricopeptide repeat protein has product MGTKKVIPQSKLSSAKGSIPKTPVTVRKNRNESYNKLYILIPLLLTIIVYSGSLNNGWIKNWDDGGYVTEGGSNNFLSAKSIHTLKGEQIKEVFTEFYKGNYHPLTTLFYAIEYRLVGDNTFLYHFNNLFFHLLNVFLVFIFLKLLTRRIEIAAIAAALFGIHPMHVESVAWISERKDVLYTFFFLISMIQYFYYYTRKEKKVRYYIFSLVAFFLSMMSKSAAVTLPVVLLLIDYYLKREWSWKMLYEKIPFFLLALAFGLTAIFSQDKAGAIQDITPLFSFFERLLLSSGATLTYIWKLFVPIDLVCMFPYPNRIAGHLPLFYYLAPIVLLLLAFLIYFSKKYNRDIIFGSLFFIVTISLVLQILPVGGALLAERYTYVPYIGFFLILGKGYIFSQESQNTFLKKIKILFPVILIAGTIVLSVMSYQRIEKWKDGKILFTDLISKYPNLPFAFSNRGYFNFSFGEEYYAKEYKKFGYPDAKAMAYDSALADYNKCLSADSTFHRGYSNRGVLYFNLAENSKKNGTITNQVKLDSIYQLAALDFTKALNYSGDNTDALIGRANTYSTLKNFKLALPDYDKYMLTIKNDAKAYIWRGTANFNLGNYKQAFNDFNTAVKLEPKNENALMWRGVSYYQEKNYQAAIADLSQSIKLNPDKSEPYSWRGLAYYGLKQLENAVSDYTQAVTINPKDAVSFVNRSQANYELGNYKQAFKDQCSAGDLHYALNKDFFFKLEALARK; this is encoded by the coding sequence ATGGGTACTAAAAAAGTTATACCACAAAGCAAACTTTCATCTGCGAAAGGAAGCATTCCCAAAACTCCTGTAACAGTGAGAAAGAACAGGAATGAATCGTATAACAAATTATATATTTTAATCCCTTTATTGCTTACTATTATTGTTTATTCCGGTTCATTAAACAACGGATGGATAAAAAACTGGGACGACGGCGGCTATGTTACCGAAGGAGGAAGTAATAATTTCCTGTCAGCAAAAAGTATTCATACACTTAAAGGCGAACAAATAAAAGAAGTGTTCACCGAGTTCTATAAAGGAAATTACCATCCTTTAACTACCTTGTTTTATGCAATTGAATACAGGCTTGTGGGTGACAATACATTTCTTTATCACTTTAATAATTTATTTTTTCACCTTCTCAATGTTTTTCTTGTATTTATATTTTTAAAACTGCTGACACGGCGTATTGAAATTGCAGCTATTGCAGCAGCTTTATTTGGCATACATCCAATGCATGTGGAATCGGTTGCATGGATTTCAGAAAGAAAAGACGTGCTTTACACTTTCTTCTTCCTGATTTCGATGATACAATATTTTTATTATTACACACGGAAAGAAAAAAAAGTAAGGTATTATATTTTTTCTTTAGTTGCATTTTTCTTATCGATGATGTCAAAATCAGCAGCAGTAACATTGCCGGTGGTTCTGCTTTTAATTGATTACTATTTAAAAAGAGAATGGTCGTGGAAAATGCTTTATGAAAAAATACCTTTTTTCTTGTTAGCATTAGCATTTGGCTTAACGGCAATTTTTTCGCAGGATAAAGCCGGTGCAATTCAGGATATTACTCCATTATTCAGCTTTTTCGAAAGGCTTCTGCTTTCAAGCGGTGCAACACTGACTTATATCTGGAAACTTTTTGTACCCATCGACCTTGTATGTATGTTTCCTTATCCAAACAGGATAGCAGGGCATTTGCCATTATTCTATTATTTGGCTCCGATTGTTCTTTTGCTTTTGGCATTTTTAATATATTTTTCAAAAAAATATAACAGGGATATTATTTTCGGTTCATTGTTTTTTATCGTTACCATTTCGCTAGTATTGCAAATACTGCCTGTTGGCGGAGCTTTGCTTGCCGAACGTTATACTTATGTCCCTTACATAGGTTTCTTTTTGATTCTCGGAAAAGGTTATATTTTTTCACAGGAAAGTCAGAATACATTTTTAAAGAAAATAAAAATATTATTTCCTGTTATCTTAATAGCAGGTACAATTGTATTATCTGTAATGTCATACCAGCGCATTGAAAAATGGAAAGACGGGAAAATACTTTTTACCGATTTGATAAGTAAATATCCCAACCTACCTTTTGCTTTCAGTAACAGAGGATATTTCAATTTCAGTTTTGGTGAAGAATATTATGCAAAGGAGTATAAAAAATTCGGGTATCCCGATGCAAAAGCTATGGCATATGATAGCGCTCTTGCCGATTACAATAAATGCTTATCAGCTGATTCCACATTTCACAGGGGGTATAGCAACAGAGGTGTACTTTATTTTAATTTAGCTGAAAACAGCAAGAAAAACGGCACTATTACCAACCAGGTCAAACTGGATTCCATATATCAATTGGCAGCATTGGATTTTACAAAAGCATTAAATTACAGTGGAGACAATACCGATGCTCTTATCGGTCGTGCCAATACATACAGCACTCTTAAAAATTTCAAACTTGCGCTACCGGATTATGATAAATACATGCTCACCATAAAAAACGATGCAAAAGCTTATATATGGAGGGGTACAGCAAATTTTAACCTGGGAAATTACAAGCAGGCTTTCAACGATTTTAATACAGCTGTTAAGCTGGAACCAAAAAATGAAAATGCTTTGATGTGGCGAGGTGTGTCATATTACCAGGAAAAAAATTACCAGGCAGCGATTGCTGATTTAAGTCAATCCATAAAATTAAACCCGGATAAATCGGAACCCTACTCATGGCGAGGCTTGGCATACTACGGACTTAAGCAACTTGAAAATGCAGTAAGTGACTATACACAAGCGGTTACAATAAATCCGAAGGATGCCGTTTCATTTGTGAATCGTTCACAGGCAAATTATGAATTGGGTAATTACAAACAGGCATTTAAAGACCAGTGCTCAGCCGGCGACCTTCATTATGCTTTGAATAAAGATTTCTTTTTTAAGCTGGAAGCTTTAGCAAGAAAATAA
- a CDS encoding glycosyltransferase family 2 protein, with amino-acid sequence MLKNKKIIVVMPAYNAEKTLETTYNEIPFDIVDDVIIVDDASSDGTVELAKKIGIRNVICHEENKGYGGNQKTCYDTALSLGADIVIMLHPDYQYTPKLIPSMAHIIANDLYQVVLGSRILGKGALRGGMPLYKYMFNRFLTLSQNLLINEKISEYHTGYRAFSREVLEKIDYHANSDDFVFDNQMLSQIIYAGFHIGEVTCPTKYFPEASSINFRRSMKYGMGVMGTSFKHFLQRTGLAKFKIYKLKK; translated from the coding sequence ATGTTAAAAAATAAAAAAATTATTGTTGTAATGCCGGCATATAATGCCGAAAAAACTTTAGAAACAACTTATAACGAAATTCCTTTCGATATTGTTGATGATGTTATTATTGTTGATGATGCAAGCAGTGACGGAACTGTTGAACTGGCAAAAAAAATTGGCATCAGGAATGTTATTTGTCATGAAGAAAATAAAGGTTACGGAGGCAACCAGAAAACCTGCTATGACACCGCATTATCATTAGGCGCCGATATAGTAATAATGCTCCATCCCGATTATCAATACACGCCAAAACTTATTCCTTCTATGGCTCACATTATTGCCAACGATTTATATCAGGTTGTTCTTGGTTCCCGCATCCTGGGAAAAGGCGCTTTAAGAGGCGGAATGCCTTTATATAAATATATGTTTAACCGTTTCCTCACATTGTCACAAAATTTGTTGATAAACGAAAAAATTTCAGAATATCATACCGGTTACAGGGCTTTCTCACGCGAGGTGCTTGAAAAAATTGATTATCATGCAAACTCCGATGATTTTGTTTTCGACAATCAAATGCTTTCACAAATTATTTATGCAGGGTTTCATATTGGAGAAGTTACTTGTCCTACAAAATATTTTCCCGAAGCATCGTCAATTAATTTCAGAAGAAGTATGAAATACGGTATGGGAGTAATGGGAACATCGTTCAAACATTTTCTGCAACGCACAGGATTAGCAAAATTCAAAATATATAAACTTAAAAAATAA
- a CDS encoding class I SAM-dependent methyltransferase: MEQQCSCRFCNSKATKKLYSAIDIFDESWFIYQCSSCGAYFLAPFPGTAILRKAYDAAYYGTGKNKFIFSVEHFIDFFRKRKAKNISKMIPVNAKLLDIGCGNGRFLKHLSSLGRYELHGTEIEGGSAIRASHINEIKLKIGQINIDDFPENYFDTITLFHVFEHLEKPKETLEIISKILKKNGLLILTFPNISSWQAKLFKGNWYHLDPPRHLIFFNPENFIKIMDTLGFALKKKSYFSFEQNPYGWVQSILNSINNRREFLYERLKGNKTYAPENGFIKYFLNMIFFIFTFPFFAIFDFIESLFHKGATVKMEFIKK, translated from the coding sequence GTGGAGCAGCAGTGTTCATGCAGGTTCTGTAACAGCAAAGCCACAAAAAAGCTTTATTCTGCAATAGATATATTTGATGAAAGCTGGTTTATTTATCAATGTTCATCATGTGGCGCTTATTTCCTTGCTCCTTTTCCTGGTACTGCCATTTTACGCAAAGCTTACGATGCAGCATATTATGGCACAGGAAAAAATAAATTTATTTTTTCGGTAGAACATTTCATTGATTTTTTCAGAAAAAGAAAAGCAAAAAATATTTCAAAGATGATCCCCGTTAATGCCAAGTTACTTGATATAGGCTGTGGAAACGGGAGATTTTTAAAACATCTTTCATCGCTTGGCAGATATGAGTTACACGGAACAGAAATTGAAGGAGGCTCTGCAATCCGTGCATCGCATATAAATGAAATAAAATTAAAAATAGGACAAATCAATATAGATGATTTTCCTGAAAATTATTTTGATACGATTACATTGTTTCATGTTTTTGAACATCTTGAAAAACCAAAAGAAACACTGGAAATCATTTCTAAAATTTTAAAAAAGAATGGACTTTTAATTTTAACTTTTCCAAATATTTCTAGCTGGCAGGCAAAACTTTTCAAAGGGAACTGGTATCACCTTGACCCGCCACGTCATCTTATTTTTTTCAATCCTGAGAACTTCATTAAAATAATGGATACTTTGGGCTTTGCATTAAAAAAGAAAAGTTATTTTTCATTTGAGCAAAACCCTTACGGATGGGTTCAAAGTATTCTCAACTCTATAAATAACAGACGTGAATTTTTATATGAACGACTGAAAGGAAATAAAACTTATGCTCCTGAAAATGGTTTTATAAAATATTTTTTGAATATGATTTTTTTTATTTTCACTTTTCCTTTTTTTGCAATATTTGATTTTATCGAATCTCTTTTTCATAAAGGAGCGACTGTAAAAATGGAATTCATAAAAAAATAA
- a CDS encoding rhomboid family intramembrane serine protease — MQDTLMGIGRPSGMMITWIIIIVTCIFSITAFNRRDIFDRWKFNPYIIIQSKQWYRFFTYSLLHADWVHLTMNMFVLYSFGELVEIYMKYYFGIKGLMLYALLYIGGVFLSVVPSFEKHKLHSWYNAVGASGAVSAVVFSSIIIMPSMKMYLLFLPFPISAPIFGILYLIFSAYMARKASDNIGHDAHFWGALFGALFTIALKPALAISFYYQLLHSIF, encoded by the coding sequence ATGCAGGATACACTTATGGGTATTGGCAGACCATCAGGAATGATGATAACATGGATAATCATTATTGTTACATGTATTTTTTCAATTACCGCATTTAACCGGCGTGATATTTTCGATCGATGGAAATTTAACCCGTATATCATTATTCAAAGCAAACAATGGTATCGTTTTTTTACATACAGTTTGTTGCATGCTGACTGGGTTCACCTTACAATGAATATGTTTGTTCTTTATTCTTTTGGTGAACTTGTTGAGATTTATATGAAATATTATTTTGGAATAAAAGGTTTAATGCTTTATGCTTTACTTTATATTGGTGGAGTTTTTCTTTCTGTGGTGCCTTCATTCGAAAAACATAAGCTTCACAGCTGGTATAATGCCGTGGGTGCATCGGGAGCTGTTTCAGCAGTGGTTTTTTCAAGCATCATCATTATGCCTTCAATGAAAATGTATTTGCTTTTCCTGCCTTTTCCTATCTCTGCACCAATATTTGGAATTCTTTACCTGATTTTTTCAGCATATATGGCACGTAAAGCCAGCGATAACATAGGTCATGACGCACATTTCTGGGGAGCATTATTTGGTGCACTTTTTACTATTGCATTAAAACCGGCACTTGCAATTTCATTCTATTACCAGCTTCTTCACTCTATATTTTGA
- a CDS encoding tetratricopeptide repeat protein — MTENKKNNYKKKTTGMPGITKEKSQFISQALPLAAILLLSFLLYLKSFQNGFTNYDDDVLIINNPLAQGISINNLIAIFSTFINGMYHPLVTLSWSIEKSIFGIGYTHYHVINLLFHLLNIWLVYRFVLLLKGKLNIAFIVALIFAVHPMISESVLWLSERKDLLCTAFILGGLIHYLKYLKNDFKRKYIILTLVFFILALLSKPLAIVFPLLLMVIDYFNERKINLNTLFEKLPFFAFSLSFGIIAILAARSVEGINTLADYSIVDRIFFVSYALLFYAFKLIIPVGLSAKHFYPLLHHGMLPIVYYFSFIVFLVVIYLVIKYVKNNRVIIGGFLFYLAGISIILPILPVGDTVVAERYSYVSYIGLLLIVGYLYDQFKDYKFIGVAYRYFFNALIFLYVILFIYLTFLRIDAWKSPVKLWSDVIEKDNKAVLAYVARGDYYTLSSDYEKALKDYSKAITVDSTYAVAYNNRGYIYLKKEKYQEALKDFNNAIELSPKFSKAYYNRSCLYVQTEEYDSAITDCNITLSFLPDYANAYYNRAMSLCKIQRYNEALTDINKAISMGDTMDVCYYCRGLIYFETNEYQLALADLNKSLDINQALTDARYTRAKCYKFLQQYDKAIDDLNTILQEKPGNPMYLCYLGDVKYQKKEYEDALSDINFVIENAKDYAPAYYERALINIAIGNTSNVCNDFKKASELDFNVDKNLIEKYCR, encoded by the coding sequence ATGACGGAAAACAAAAAAAATAATTATAAAAAGAAAACTACCGGTATGCCCGGTATTACAAAGGAAAAATCACAATTCATTTCGCAGGCATTACCTTTAGCGGCTATTTTATTACTTTCTTTTTTGTTATATCTGAAATCTTTTCAAAACGGTTTTACCAATTACGATGATGATGTTTTAATTATAAATAATCCTTTAGCCCAGGGCATATCAATAAATAATCTTATCGCGATTTTTTCAACATTTATAAATGGAATGTATCATCCGCTGGTAACCTTATCCTGGTCTATTGAGAAATCAATATTTGGAATAGGCTATACACATTATCATGTGATAAATTTATTATTTCATTTATTGAATATCTGGTTGGTGTATAGGTTTGTGTTATTGCTCAAAGGAAAATTGAATATTGCATTTATTGTTGCTCTTATTTTTGCTGTTCATCCTATGATCTCCGAATCGGTATTGTGGCTCTCGGAAAGAAAAGATTTATTGTGTACGGCATTCATACTGGGTGGACTTATTCATTATTTAAAATATTTAAAAAATGATTTTAAAAGAAAATATATTATACTGACACTTGTATTTTTTATTCTTGCATTACTTTCAAAACCTCTGGCAATAGTATTTCCGTTATTGTTAATGGTTATCGATTATTTTAATGAAAGAAAAATAAATTTAAATACCTTGTTTGAAAAATTACCTTTTTTTGCTTTTTCATTATCATTCGGAATTATTGCAATACTGGCAGCCCGTTCTGTTGAAGGAATAAATACATTAGCTGATTATTCAATAGTCGACAGAATATTTTTTGTTTCATACGCATTATTGTTTTATGCTTTTAAACTGATTATTCCAGTTGGGCTTTCGGCAAAACATTTTTATCCATTACTGCATCACGGAATGTTGCCAATAGTTTATTATTTTTCATTTATTGTTTTTCTGGTTGTGATTTACCTGGTTATTAAATATGTGAAAAATAACAGGGTTATTATTGGCGGATTTCTTTTTTATCTTGCGGGCATATCAATTATTTTACCAATACTTCCTGTTGGTGATACAGTGGTCGCAGAACGATATTCATATGTGTCATATATAGGATTATTGCTGATAGTTGGATATTTATACGATCAATTCAAAGATTATAAATTTATTGGAGTGGCTTACAGGTATTTTTTTAATGCATTGATTTTTTTATATGTAATTTTATTTATATACCTGACCTTTTTAAGAATTGATGCATGGAAAAGCCCTGTAAAACTTTGGTCTGATGTTATTGAAAAAGATAATAAAGCTGTTCTGGCATATGTTGCACGTGGTGATTATTATACTCTGTCATCTGATTATGAAAAAGCGTTAAAGGATTATTCCAAAGCAATAACAGTTGATTCAACGTATGCGGTTGCATATAATAACAGGGGGTATATATATCTTAAAAAAGAAAAATATCAGGAAGCATTAAAAGATTTTAATAATGCAATAGAATTGTCTCCAAAATTTTCAAAAGCATATTACAACCGCAGTTGTCTTTATGTTCAAACAGAAGAATATGATAGCGCCATAACCGATTGCAATATCACTTTATCATTTCTGCCGGATTACGCTAATGCATATTATAACAGGGCAATGTCGTTGTGTAAAATTCAAAGATATAATGAAGCATTGACCGATATTAATAAAGCAATAAGCATGGGCGATACCATGGATGTTTGTTATTATTGCCGTGGACTGATCTATTTTGAAACAAATGAATATCAATTAGCGCTTGCTGATTTGAATAAATCCCTTGATATCAATCAGGCATTAACTGATGCGAGATATACCCGCGCAAAGTGTTACAAATTTCTTCAACAGTATGATAAAGCAATAGATGATTTAAATACAATACTACAGGAAAAGCCCGGAAATCCAATGTATTTATGTTATTTAGGAGATGTTAAATATCAGAAAAAAGAATATGAAGATGCTTTATCGGATATTAATTTTGTAATTGAAAATGCTAAAGATTATGCACCCGCATATTATGAAAGAGCTTTGATAAATATTGCAATAGGCAATACATCGAATGTATGCAATGATTTTAAAAAAGCCAGTGAACTTGATTTTAATGTGGATAAAAACCTGATTGAAAAATATTGCAGGTAA